A genomic region of Apium graveolens cultivar Ventura unplaced genomic scaffold, ASM990537v1 ctg4675, whole genome shotgun sequence contains the following coding sequences:
- the LOC141702121 gene encoding homeobox-leucine zipper protein HDG11-like produces MVYEELQVLSPLVPTRKFYFLRFCEQIEQHTWAIVDVSYNFPQEPFSNSQGPVRLLPSVAFFSNHNPVKEIGHIACGSHPGNRISVLGASGTSQSNMLILQESCIHSSGALVVYCPLDPHAINIAMSSEDPSVVPILSSGFAISPDAGENLGPGEMSAGSHVTIVVQIIVSNLTTGTMSQEAVNTINHLVGNTIRQIKAALNCSTC; encoded by the exons ATGGTATATGAAGAGTTGCAGGTGTTGTCCCCATTAGTACCAACCCGCAAATTCTATTTTCTTCGTTTTTGTGAGCAAATTGAGCAACATACATGGGCTATAGTTGATGTTTCCTATAACTTTCCCCAAGAACCTTTTTCTAACTCTCAAGGTCCAGTTCGTCTTCTACCTTCTG TGGCATTTTTTTCTAATCATAATCCTGTCAAAGAGATTGGCCATATTGCGTGTGGATCTCATCCAGGGAATCGTATCTCTGTTCTCGGG GCCTCGGGTACCAGCCAGAGCAACATGTTAATACTTCAAGAAAGCTGCATCCACTCATCAGGTGCCCTTGTTGTGTACTGTCCTCTAGACCCACATGCCATCAACATAGCCATGAGTAGTGAAGACCCCTCAGTTGTCCCAATCTTATCCTCTGGATTCGCAATATCACCTGATGCTGGAGAAAATCTGGGTCCTGGAGAAATGTCAGCTGGATCACATGTTACAATAGTGGTACAAATAATCGTGAGCAACTTGACAACAGGTACGATGAGCCAGGAGGCGGTGAATACAATAAATCACCTGGTGGGAAACACTATAAGGCAAATAAAAGCTGCCTTGAATTGCTCTACTTGTTAA